GGTAAAGGACTTGCTGTCCAGGGTGCAGGAGGACCAGGAGTTCCGGGAGCGCCTGATGCAGAACCCTGAGGCAGTGCTTCGGGGGCTGGAGGATGTCCCGCCGCAGATGCTGGGATGGATCTACGTCGGGGTTATCGCCACGCTGGGCGTGGTGGTGCTGGCGGCCATCATCGGGGGGATTGCGCTGACGGCCGCCGGCAAACCGGTGCCTGACAGCCTCATTGCGCTGGGTTCCACGGCGCTGGGCGGGCTGGTGGGGCTGTTAGCGCGTTCGCCGGAGGAGCCGCGGTAAGGGAGGGTCCACCTGGCGGACCGCGGCGCCGGCCCATGCCGAGAGCGCTCCCAACAGGCCGGCGGCCAGCCAGAACGAGGCTCGCAGTCCCCACGCGCTGGCAACCGAAGCGCCCAACATGGGGCCAATGGCGTTGCCAAAGGCGTTGATGGAACTGCTGAAGCCGAAGATCATGCCGCGCTGGTCCGGGGACGACAGGCGCGCCAGGATGGCATTGGCGCTGGGAAGCAGTCCGCCGATGAAGATGCCGGCGGCCAGGCTGGAGAGGATCAGCACAGCGTAGTTGGGGGCCAGGGCATAGCCGGCCAGGGCGACCGCGGCGCCGGCCAGGCTGATGATCATCAGCGGCCGGGAACCCAGGCGGTCTGCCAGCCGGCCGATGAAGCCGGCGGCCAGGGCGCTGGTCAGCGCGCGCAGTCCGTAGATGGTGCCGGTGCTGGTGTTCACCAGCGCGGCAGAACCCAGCAGGCTTTCGATGAACAGGGGCAGGGTGGGCACCGTGACCGCGTTGGCGATATACACCCCACCGATGATGAGCATAACCACCATAATCTGCGGCTGGTGAATGATGGCGGACGCCTGGTCGATGAGTGTGCCCTGGGAAGAAGAGGTCCGGCCCGGCCGCGTGGACTCTTTGATGCCGAGCACGGTCAAGACGCCGGCCAGGAACAGGAAGGCGCCCGTCAGCACAAAAGTGCCGCGATATCCCAGATGGTCGGCGGCCAGCCCGCCGATGAGAGGGCCGAGGGTATTGCCGGCGTAGACCGCCATTTGCATCATGCCCAGGGCGAAGCCGGCCTCCGATTCCGGCACGAACGAGGTGACCAACGCCATAAAGGCGGGGATGGTGCCGGTCAGCAGGCCCTGGAGCAGGCGCAGGATGAAGAGCTGGTGGACGTTGGCTACCAGCGCCATGGTACTCATGACGATGGAGCCGCCGAAGGTGGCACGGACTACCATGAGCTTGCGTCCGCGGCGGTCGGCGATCCAGCCCCAGAAGGGCGCGATGAGGGCCATGGCGATGGCGCTGGAGGAGGTGAGCATGCCGGCCCACAGGGTGACTTGTTCTGGGTCGGTGACACCCAGCTCACGGATGTAGAAGGGCAGGAAAGGGAAGACGGCGCTGAAGCCGGCGATGGCGAAGAACTGGGCGATCCATGCCGCGATGAGGTAGAACTGCCAGGTTGTCAGACGTCGGCGAAGCGCAAGTCTCATTGGCAATCGCTCCTTGGCATGCCGGCCATTATACCGTGAACACGTGAGAGGCGAAAATTCGAGACGTATCCAACGCCCCCGATATACGAGGGGCGTAAACCGCGCGCGTATCCCGCGTACGCGCGGCTTGCGCGCTGGATACGGGAAATCTACGCACGAAATCGCGCCGTGCGTATAGCCGCGTCGGCCACATCTAGTGTATAATGATAGTACCAGCACTACTCCTTGTCATGGAGGCGTTGTGCAAATGTGATGAACCGGAGTGAAAGCAGACGGCTGTGGCACCGGCTGCGCGTGTTCCCGACACCGGGCGCGCTGGTCAAGTCCCGCTTGCGCAGTACCACCATGAACTGGCGGGTGGTGATGGCGCTGATGGGGAT
This portion of the Anaerolineae bacterium genome encodes:
- a CDS encoding MFS transporter — protein: MRLALRRRLTTWQFYLIAAWIAQFFAIAGFSAVFPFLPFYIRELGVTDPEQVTLWAGMLTSSSAIAMALIAPFWGWIADRRGRKLMVVRATFGGSIVMSTMALVANVHQLFILRLLQGLLTGTIPAFMALVTSFVPESEAGFALGMMQMAVYAGNTLGPLIGGLAADHLGYRGTFVLTGAFLFLAGVLTVLGIKESTRPGRTSSSQGTLIDQASAIIHQPQIMVVMLIIGGVYIANAVTVPTLPLFIESLLGSAALVNTSTGTIYGLRALTSALAAGFIGRLADRLGSRPLMIISLAGAAVALAGYALAPNYAVLILSSLAAGIFIGGLLPSANAILARLSSPDQRGMIFGFSSSINAFGNAIGPMLGASVASAWGLRASFWLAAGLLGALSAWAGAAVRQVDPPLPRLLRRTR